From the genome of Mycetocola spongiae, one region includes:
- a CDS encoding putative Ig domain-containing protein codes for MTSLTNNRRVSRVAIGGLLAVGLVAGGALSSQAIGLDRSGPQDPTATVRPLEPTGVSPVDAFGNSAEPRLTRDAAPTPPLVSDLGVDIFLGDKAMPDDLVISPDGRYAYVTGSETALVYVVNLQTRTLESTIAIPAAGARDIAMNAAGTRAVVVMEGTPTTTLGVALIDLEKRTVIQTYLDLTDWANDIVMTADGSSFYTIGVNARVTRVDTTSGEILAQVTMPTNNATAAILTPDESRLIVGRTGQGLTGTVYAVLDPKTLDVILDAPKPDTWAYGGFDFDQNPGRMYLAESGTSVAILDPTTGDPLERVSVGSMMTDVIGDDALNRAYSPSLNWDMVMAADFNTGERSESYRATEVGATTIRKNPVTGDLVTANRGYWGDEGSTITLITKPAVTDPTDVVVDAVGEEISFSSAVTGVKRGNGGGVIWQSSPDGETWTDIEGALGNNLTVTVTAENFADSYRLRFNDDFWGIRGASAPAKAITTGPSITLEGDLPGGTVGGAYTPTIVTATGQPDLAWSLGDAVARATAGMPEGLELNPATGEITGTPTTAGEYIVSVTVTDAFGTDTRDFGLNVVASGAPTTPTDPGTTTPGTTTPGTGVPTADGNLARTGAELTWPALAGALALLLAGAYALRRGRTA; via the coding sequence ATGACGTCTTTGACGAATAACCGCCGCGTCTCGCGGGTGGCCATCGGCGGCCTTCTGGCCGTCGGCCTGGTCGCCGGGGGCGCCCTGTCCAGCCAGGCGATCGGCCTGGACCGCTCCGGCCCGCAGGATCCCACCGCGACCGTGCGCCCCCTGGAGCCCACCGGCGTCTCGCCCGTGGACGCCTTCGGGAATAGCGCCGAGCCCCGCCTCACCCGCGATGCCGCGCCCACCCCGCCCCTGGTCAGCGACCTCGGCGTGGATATCTTCCTCGGCGATAAGGCCATGCCCGATGACCTCGTCATCTCGCCCGATGGCCGCTACGCCTATGTCACCGGCTCCGAAACCGCACTCGTTTATGTGGTGAACCTGCAGACCCGCACACTCGAGAGCACCATCGCGATCCCCGCCGCGGGCGCGCGCGATATCGCGATGAACGCCGCCGGCACCCGCGCCGTGGTGGTCATGGAGGGCACCCCCACCACCACCCTCGGCGTGGCCCTGATCGACCTCGAAAAGCGCACGGTCATCCAGACCTATCTGGACTTGACCGACTGGGCCAATGACATCGTCATGACCGCGGATGGCTCGTCCTTCTATACCATCGGCGTGAATGCGCGCGTGACCCGCGTGGATACCACCAGCGGCGAGATCCTCGCCCAGGTCACAATGCCCACCAATAACGCGACCGCCGCGATCCTCACCCCGGACGAGAGCCGGCTGATCGTGGGACGCACGGGCCAGGGCCTGACCGGAACCGTCTATGCGGTCCTGGACCCCAAGACCCTCGACGTGATCCTGGATGCTCCCAAACCCGATACCTGGGCCTATGGCGGATTCGATTTTGATCAGAACCCCGGCCGGATGTACCTGGCCGAGTCGGGCACCTCGGTGGCCATCCTCGACCCCACCACCGGAGACCCCCTGGAGCGCGTGAGCGTGGGAAGCATGATGACCGATGTCATCGGTGACGACGCACTGAACCGCGCCTATTCACCCTCGCTGAACTGGGACATGGTCATGGCCGCCGACTTCAACACGGGCGAGCGCTCGGAGAGCTATCGCGCAACCGAGGTGGGCGCAACCACGATTCGCAAGAACCCCGTGACCGGTGACCTGGTCACCGCCAACCGCGGGTACTGGGGCGATGAGGGCAGCACGATCACGCTGATCACCAAGCCCGCCGTGACCGACCCCACGGATGTTGTGGTGGATGCCGTGGGCGAGGAGATCTCCTTCTCCTCGGCCGTGACCGGCGTGAAGCGCGGCAACGGCGGAGGCGTCATCTGGCAGAGCTCCCCGGACGGGGAAACCTGGACCGATATCGAGGGAGCCCTCGGTAATAACCTGACCGTCACGGTCACCGCCGAGAACTTCGCGGATTCCTACCGCCTGCGCTTTAACGACGACTTCTGGGGAATCCGCGGCGCAAGCGCCCCCGCCAAGGCCATCACCACCGGCCCCTCGATCACCCTCGAGGGTGACCTGCCCGGCGGCACCGTGGGCGGCGCCTATACCCCCACGATCGTGACCGCGACCGGACAGCCCGATCTCGCCTGGTCGCTCGGCGATGCGGTGGCCCGCGCCACCGCCGGAATGCCCGAGGGCCTGGAGCTCAACCCCGCCACGGGCGAGATCACCGGAACCCCGACCACCGCGGGCGAGTACATCGTCTCGGTGACCGTGACCGATGCCTTTGGCACCGATACCCGCGATTTCGGCCTGAACGTGGTTGCCTCCGGCGCACCGACCACCCCCACCGATCCCGGCACCACGACCCCCGGCACCACCACCCCGGGAACCGGTGTACCCACCGCGGACGGTAACCTCGCCCGCACCGGTGCCGAGCTGACCTGGCCCGCGCTGGCCGGCGCACTCGCACTACTCCTCGCCGGAGCCTATGCGCTCCGCCGCGGACGCACCGCCTAA
- a CDS encoding putative Ig domain-containing protein, giving the protein MTKKHRGSRIAIGGLLAAGMLAGGAFSAQAAGSSSTSAAGTSGVQSPDPSTRPVDSRAATPSTENGTLPAASPRADTPAPPLVSDLGAEIMLEQNAMPAGVLITADGARAYVSGSQSAGIYVVNLKTRAVEKKIPVPGTGARHMAMNADRTRAVVTLDQDDTHMLGVAVLNLQTGEIIDTQIDPTSSASDIIMTADGASYYLLHSNGRITRVDTASGQVMADIRLSPGNLTTGILTPDQSRLITGRSTHPGLGGGGIYSVFDAQTLDTILDTDQKTTWLYGGFDFDRDPNTLYLANSGVALKKLNPVTGDPTASVGVGGRMTDVIGHDKEQRAFGTAMEWKLVMAADFAKGVRSESVRDTGAGATKLEENPVTGELVTANRGSDSAPGSSITLITKPSVSDPANVTISALGEEITFSSAVTGVKRGNGGGVIWQSSPDGETWTDIEGAVGNDLTITVTAENFNDSYRLRFNDDFWGIRGESAPAKALADGPVITLEGALPDGTVGTAYTPTIVTATGQPDLTWSIGSDQTRAVAALPEGLELNPTTGEITGTPTTAGEYIVPITVTDVFGTATRDFPLTVAAAAVPPTTVVPETPAPEVTTPVTPTVDGNLARTGAELTWPALAGALALLLAGAYALRRGRTA; this is encoded by the coding sequence ATGACGAAAAAACACCGTGGCTCGCGGATAGCCATCGGTGGCCTCCTGGCCGCGGGAATGCTTGCCGGAGGCGCATTCTCCGCCCAGGCCGCCGGGTCCTCCAGCACCTCCGCCGCGGGAACCTCGGGGGTACAGTCCCCCGATCCGTCCACGCGCCCGGTCGACTCCCGGGCCGCCACGCCATCCACCGAAAACGGCACGCTGCCCGCCGCCTCGCCGCGCGCGGATACCCCGGCTCCGCCGCTGGTCTCCGACCTCGGCGCGGAAATCATGCTGGAGCAAAACGCCATGCCGGCCGGGGTCCTCATCACGGCCGATGGTGCGCGAGCCTATGTATCCGGAAGTCAAAGCGCAGGCATTTATGTCGTTAACCTGAAGACCCGCGCAGTCGAGAAGAAGATTCCCGTTCCCGGGACCGGCGCTCGCCATATGGCCATGAATGCCGACCGCACGCGCGCGGTAGTCACGCTGGATCAGGATGACACCCATATGCTCGGGGTGGCCGTGCTGAATCTCCAAACCGGCGAGATTATCGATACCCAGATCGATCCCACCTCCTCGGCCAGTGACATCATCATGACGGCCGACGGAGCCTCCTATTACCTGCTGCACTCAAACGGACGCATCACCCGCGTGGACACCGCGAGCGGCCAGGTCATGGCCGATATCCGACTCTCCCCCGGTAACCTCACCACCGGAATCCTGACCCCCGACCAGAGCCGCCTGATTACCGGCCGCTCCACCCATCCCGGCCTGGGAGGAGGAGGCATCTATAGCGTATTTGACGCCCAGACACTCGATACCATTCTGGACACTGACCAGAAAACCACCTGGCTTTATGGTGGTTTCGATTTTGATCGGGACCCAAATACGCTCTATCTTGCCAATTCCGGGGTCGCCCTAAAGAAGCTCAACCCCGTCACCGGAGACCCCACCGCCTCGGTGGGTGTTGGAGGCCGGATGACCGATGTAATTGGTCACGATAAAGAGCAGCGTGCCTTTGGGACCGCAATGGAGTGGAAATTGGTCATGGCCGCGGATTTCGCCAAGGGAGTCCGTTCCGAGAGCGTGCGCGACACCGGCGCCGGCGCCACCAAGCTGGAGGAGAACCCGGTCACGGGCGAACTGGTCACCGCCAACCGCGGTAGCGATAGCGCCCCGGGTAGTTCAATCACGCTGATCACCAAGCCCTCGGTGAGTGACCCCGCGAACGTGACCATCAGCGCCCTCGGCGAGGAGATCACCTTCTCCTCCGCCGTCACCGGCGTCAAGCGTGGCAACGGCGGCGGCGTCATCTGGCAGAGCTCCCCGGACGGGGAAACCTGGACCGATATCGAGGGCGCAGTGGGCAATGACCTCACCATCACCGTCACCGCCGAAAACTTCAACGACTCCTACCGCCTGCGCTTTAACGACGACTTCTGGGGAATCCGCGGCGAAAGCGCCCCCGCCAAGGCCCTCGCCGACGGCCCGGTCATCACGCTCGAGGGCGCACTGCCCGACGGCACCGTGGGCACCGCCTATACCCCCACCATTGTGACCGCCACCGGACAGCCCGACCTCACCTGGTCGATCGGCTCCGATCAGACACGCGCCGTGGCCGCCCTCCCCGAGGGCCTGGAACTCAACCCGACCACGGGTGAGATCACCGGAACCCCGACCACCGCGGGCGAATATATCGTCCCGATCACCGTGACCGATGTCTTCGGAACCGCCACCCGCGACTTCCCCCTGACCGTGGCCGCGGCGGCCGTCCCGCCCACCACCGTCGTCCCGGAAACCCCGGCACCCGAGGTCACCACCCCGGTCACCCCGACCGTGGACGGTAACCTCGCCCGCACCGGTGCCGAGCTGACCTGGCCCGCGCTGGCCGGAGCACTCGCACTACTCCTCGCCGGAGCCTATGCGCTCCGCCGCGGACGCACCGCCTAA
- a CDS encoding putative Ig domain-containing protein, with protein MTSLTKNRRASRITLGGLLTVGLIAGGTLSAQAVDAEKSAARGATSLSKPVESTSAVPSDSFGNIAETPATREGTPLPPLVSELTTEIFLGENVMPHRLAVSPDGTTAYVTSLDSNTFFIVDLTTRTLKKTIELPGITSSEISISADGTRAVVVVGKNLVDALGVIVLDLTTETIIELQTPFEGTANDIVLTADGSSYYLVEMAGGATRVETATGKVLASQRVPTNNASSGILTPDESRFIMGRSGQGSEGAVYTIFDAETLEIILDAPQPTRYGFAGFGFDRDPNTLYSAGGSAYVGILDPATGIAQQRMEVGSIMVDAVGDDSLNRAYSVSLYWDMIMAADFNTGKRSESVRENPHGGSALVRNPVTKELISADRGFWHIPGSTITVVNRPSVSDPADVTIGALGEEVTFSSIVTGVKRGHGGGVIWQSSPDGETWTDIEGAVGNDLTVTVTAENLNDSYRLRFNDDFWGIRGESAPAKALADGPVITLEDTRLPAGVQGEAYGPVSITASGQSDLSWSIGGAERALAGLPAGLELDPATGVLSGTPTAAGDYAVTITVTDSLGSASRAFDLSIAASTAPVEPEVPGTPAPGATTPGGTVTGGGTTAGGTGTSTAGDTLARTGAELTWPALAGGLGLLLAGAYALRRRNA; from the coding sequence ATGACGTCTTTGACGAAAAATCGCCGCGCCTCCAGGATCACCCTCGGTGGTCTCCTGACGGTCGGCCTGATCGCCGGCGGCACACTCTCTGCCCAGGCCGTGGACGCCGAAAAATCGGCCGCACGCGGCGCCACCTCACTGAGCAAACCCGTTGAGTCCACCAGCGCGGTACCCAGCGATAGCTTCGGCAATATCGCCGAAACCCCCGCAACCCGCGAGGGCACGCCGCTGCCCCCGCTGGTCTCCGAGCTGACCACCGAGATTTTCCTCGGCGAGAACGTCATGCCGCACCGCCTCGCGGTTTCTCCCGACGGAACCACCGCCTATGTCACCTCGCTGGATAGCAATACTTTTTTCATCGTGGATCTCACGACCCGCACGCTGAAAAAAACCATCGAGCTGCCGGGCATCACCTCCAGTGAGATCAGCATCAGTGCCGATGGCACCCGCGCGGTTGTGGTCGTGGGGAAGAACCTGGTGGATGCCCTCGGCGTGATTGTCCTCGACCTCACCACCGAGACGATCATCGAATTGCAGACGCCGTTTGAGGGCACAGCAAATGACATCGTGCTCACCGCCGATGGCTCCTCGTATTATCTGGTGGAGATGGCCGGGGGTGCCACCCGGGTCGAGACCGCCACGGGCAAGGTCCTCGCCTCGCAGCGGGTTCCAACCAATAACGCTTCCTCTGGAATCCTCACCCCGGACGAGAGCCGCTTCATCATGGGGCGTTCGGGTCAGGGCTCGGAGGGCGCCGTTTATACGATCTTCGACGCGGAAACCCTCGAGATCATCCTCGACGCACCCCAGCCCACCCGCTATGGCTTTGCCGGGTTTGGTTTTGATCGGGACCCCAATACCCTCTATAGCGCCGGTGGATCCGCGTATGTGGGTATCCTCGACCCCGCAACCGGCATCGCGCAGCAGCGCATGGAGGTCGGCAGCATCATGGTGGATGCGGTGGGCGATGACTCGCTGAACCGCGCCTATTCCGTCTCGCTGTACTGGGACATGATCATGGCCGCCGACTTTAACACCGGCAAGCGCTCCGAGAGTGTGCGGGAGAACCCGCACGGTGGCTCGGCCCTGGTCCGCAACCCCGTGACCAAGGAGCTCATCTCCGCCGACCGCGGCTTCTGGCATATCCCCGGCAGCACGATCACCGTGGTCAACCGTCCCTCGGTGAGCGACCCCGCGGATGTGACCATCGGCGCCCTCGGCGAGGAGGTCACCTTCTCCTCCATCGTGACCGGCGTCAAGCGCGGCCACGGCGGCGGCGTCATCTGGCAGAGCTCGCCCGATGGGGAAACCTGGACCGATATCGAGGGCGCGGTGGGCAATGACCTCACCGTCACCGTCACCGCCGAGAACCTGAACGACTCCTATCGCCTGCGCTTTAACGACGATTTCTGGGGAATCCGCGGCGAAAGCGCGCCCGCCAAGGCCCTCGCCGATGGCCCGGTCATCACGCTCGAGGACACCCGGCTGCCCGCCGGTGTGCAGGGCGAGGCCTATGGCCCCGTGAGTATCACCGCGAGCGGACAGTCCGACCTCTCCTGGTCGATCGGCGGCGCCGAGCGCGCACTCGCCGGGCTGCCCGCGGGCCTCGAGCTGGATCCCGCCACGGGTGTGCTCAGCGGCACCCCGACCGCCGCGGGAGATTATGCCGTGACCATCACCGTGACCGATTCCCTCGGCAGCGCGAGCCGGGCATTTGACCTGAGCATCGCCGCGTCCACCGCCCCGGTTGAGCCCGAGGTTCCGGGAACCCCGGCCCCCGGTGCCACCACGCCCGGCGGCACCGTCACCGGCGGCGGCACCACCGCGGGTGGCACCGGAACCAGCACCGCGGGTGATACCCTCGCCCGCACCGGCGCCGAGCTGACCTGGCCGGCCCTGGCCGGCGGCCTCGGCCTGCTGCTCGCCGGAGCCTATGCGCTCCGCCGCCGGAACGCATAA